One segment of Triticum aestivum cultivar Chinese Spring chromosome 2A, IWGSC CS RefSeq v2.1, whole genome shotgun sequence DNA contains the following:
- the LOC123188995 gene encoding uncharacterized protein C3orf26 homolog: MAPPSQAATGKREKQHKPAKSLAVKSTNPVSKKTHKQKKPRPPAEQDQTNDAAAAAGEPAGGGVLLSAALPPARQLEFLLRSFERAAKMRLSPLELGAYSEGCMVQLAEGASQDVERFGDHVKGAFGATWKGELCEGKLVEGSIDAGSPALLVISLGALRSLELLRGLKMFTRGCRSVKLFAKHMKVEEQVTLLKDRVNIACGTPSRIKKLIDMEALSLSRLKLVVLDMQRDPKSFNLFTLPQVSNEFWDLYKGYLDEKVRGGDTRICFYGAVSEKDAKKVLTPAE, from the exons ATGGCGCCGCCGTCGCAGGCGGCCACCGGCAAGCGGGAGAAGCAGCACAAACCCGCCAAGAGCCTCGCCGTGAAATCAACCAATCCCGTCTCCAAGAAGACGCACAAGCAGAAGAAGCCGCGCCCACCTGCTGAGCAGGACCAAACCaacgatgccgccgccgccgcaggtgaACCCGCGGGCGGTGGCGTCCTCTTGTCGGCCGCGCTTCCGCCGGCGCGGCAGCTCGAGTTCCTCCTCCGCAGCTTCGAGCGCGCCGCCAAGATGCGCCTCTCCCCACTCGAGCTCGGCGCCTACTCCG AGGGGTGCATGGTGCAGCTCGCGGAGGGGGCGAGCCAGGACGTTGAGAGATTCGGTGACCATGTGAAGGGGGCCTTCGGAGCGACGTGGAAGGGGGAGCTCTGTGAGGGGAAGCTCGTTGAGGGGTCGATCGATGCGGGCAGCCCGGCGCTCCTGGTTATCAGCTTGGGCGCACTGAGATCACTGGAGCTTCTGAG GGGGTTAAAGATGTTTACTAGAGGATGCCGTTCAGTAAAGCTCTTTGCCAAACACATGAAAGTGGAGGAGCAG GTCACGCTACTTAAAGATCGAGTTAATATAGCCTGTGGTACACCCAGCAG AATCAAGAAACTAATTGACATGGAAGCTTTATCGCTGTCACGCTTGAAATTAGTGGTACTCGACATGCAGAGGGACCCGAAGTCGTTTAATTTGTTTACGCTACCGCAAGTCAG CAACGAGTTTTGGGACCTGTACAAGGGATATCTAGATGAGAAGGTTAGAGGAGGCGACACAAGAATATGCTTTTATGGTGCTGTTTCTGAGAAAGATGCCAAGAAAGTCCTAACGCCTGCTGAGTAA